The Amycolatopsis sp. QT-25 genomic sequence CGACGCGTCCGGACCGGCGTGTTTCAGCACGTTCGTCAGCGACTCCTGCACGATCCGGTAGGCCGCCAAGTCCACTGTGGACGACAGTGGCCGGGGCTCCCCTTCGACGCGGAACTCGACCGGTGTGCCCGCCGACCGGATGTCGGCGGCCAGCCGCGGCAGGCGCTCGGCCCCGGGCCGGGGTGCCCACTCCGGTTCGTCCTGGCCGAGCGCGCCGAGCAGCCGCCGGATCTCGCTCAACGCCGTCCGCCCGGTGTCGACGATGGCGTCCAGCGCCTCCCGTGATCGCTCGGGCCGCCGCTCCAGTTCCGCTTGGGCGCCCTGCGCCTGCAGGACCACCACGGAAAGCGCGTGCGCGACGACGTCGTGCAGTTCGCGGCTGATCCGGCCGCGTTCGGCCGCCACGGCCAGTGCGGCCTGGGTGTCGCGCTCGCGTTCGAGATCGGTGGCCCGCTGTTCCAGCACCGCGAGGCGGATCCGGCGCTGCCGCGTGTTCAGCCCGGCCAGCCACGCCACGCCGAGTGACAGGCCGATAGCCGGAAAACCGCCCCAATCCTGCACTCGATCGTCTTCGGCGGCGGCGGTGTCGGAGTAGTCGGCGGTGACCGGCGCCAGCGGATCGATGACGATGATCCGCGGTGACAGCGGAACCGGCGCCCGCGTGTTCGCTGTGTTCGTTTCGGAGGCATGGAACGCCCAGGCCCCGGCCGCGAGCAGGCCCACCGCCAGCAACGCGACGGAACGCCGTCGCGACCCCCAGGCCGCGACGGAGAAGAGGCCGATCAACCCCACGACGTCGACGGGCCGGAGATCGTTTCCCATCGCCAGGTGCAGGAGCGAGACCGTGGCCCCGGCCGCGAAGGTGATCGTGGGATTCCGATGGCGAACGAGCAAAGAAGCCAGGGCCACCAAGGAGGTCAGCCACCACTCGAAGCCCTCCGGGTCGTCGGCTGAGACCACAGTGGACAGTCCGACGAGGAGGGTCAGAACGCGGTCGACGGCTCTCGGACGACTCCTGAGAAAGGCCAGCACCAGTCGAGCGTAATCCTGGAACGGGCGGCGCGGATCCCTCTGACGGCAGACCCCGGGATACGACTTGCGACAGACGCGCGAACACGTCGCCGGGCTCCAGGCTGGGTGCGGGAAAAACCTCGACAGAAACGGAATCCTCATGAGAAGGCTTCTCGTCGCACTGCTCGCCTTCGCCGGAATGGCGGCCACGGCGAGCCCCGCCGCGGCGGCCCCGCGGCTGACGTTGCCACCGCCGACCGGCTCGCATCCCCTCGGCTCCACCGATCTGCACCTCGTCGACACCTCACGCAAGGACCCCTGGGTGCCGTCCGGTCCGCGCGAGCTGATGGTGTCGATGTTCTACCCGGCGTTGCTGCCGATCGGCCCGAAGCGGCCGTACCTCACCTTCGCCGAGGCCAAGGTTTTCCTGGCCGCATCGGGCCTGCCCGACATCGACCCCGCACTGCTCTCCGGACTCCGGACCAGCGCCCGGGTCGACGCCCCGGCCCGGCCCGGAAAGCGCGCGCTCGCCGTCCTGTCGCCAGGGTTCGGCAAACCGCGTACGACGCTCACCGGGCTCGCGGAAGAGCTGGCGAGCAAGGGGTTCGTCGTCGCACTGATCGGTCACAACCACGAGTCCCACGGCACCGCCTTCCCGGACGGGCGCGTCATCGAATGCGCCGCGTGCGGCTCCGACTCGAAACTGCTGCCGCCGATCCGCTCCGCGGACGTCTCGTTCGTCCTCGACACGCTGACCAGGCCCTCGTCTTCCTGGTCCCGGCTGATCGACCGCACCCGCATCGGCATGGCGGGGCATTCCATCGGCGGATACAGCACACCGACCGCGATGGTCGCCGACCAGCGCATCCGGGCGGGCGCGGACCTGGACGGCAGGCTGTGGTCGCCGATCCCCGCAGCCGGCATCGACCGGCCGTTCCTGCTGCTCGGCCGGGAGAGCGAGTACACCCCGGCCGGTCCGGACACGACGTGGGCGGGCAGCTGGCCGAACCTCACCGGCTGGAAGCGCTGGATCAGTGTCGCGACGGCGGAGCACGCGTCCTTCACCGACGTCGGCGTACTCGGTGAGCAGCTGGGCCTTGCCTGGCCCGGTCTGCTCGGTGGCGAGCGCGGCATGGAGCTGACCAGGGCGTACGTCTCCGCGTTCTTCGACAGGAACCTGCGCGGTGGACATCAGCCGCTGCTCGACGGGCCGGTGCCGGGCAATCCGGAGATCAGGTTCTGGAACTAGGCACGGGAGGCGCCGGTGAGGTTTTCGGAGAGCTCCCAGAGCCGCGCGGCCTCACCGGCATCGACCGCATACGGGCGCACACCCGTCCATTCGCCCTCTTCGACGGCGACTTCGGCGATGTCGGCGATGTCACAGTCTTCGCAGTAGAGGCCGCCCATCCCGTCGAGCAGCGGCGACGTCGCCGCCCAGACCTGGGTGGCCGCGCCCTGCTCCGGCGACTTGAAGCTCGGGTCGGCCTGGTCGCCGTGCTCGTCGATCCACCCGCGCTCGACCATTTCCTCTCGCCGCATATGCCGCTGCAGGGGAGTGAGGATGGCGCCCGGATGCAGGCTGAACGCGCGGATCCCGTGTGCGGCGCCGAGCGCGTCCAGCCGCACCGCGAACAACACGTTCGCCGTCTTGGCCTGGCCATAGGCGAGCCATCGGTCGTAGCCGCGCTCGAACTGGACGTCGTCCCAGCGCATCGCCGAGGAGTGGTGACCGGCGGAGGACACCGTGACGACGCGCGCCCCATCTGCCGCTTTCAACGCGGGCCACAGACGGCTCACCAGGGCGTGGTGGCCGAGGTGGCAGATCGCGAAATGCGACTCCCAGCCGGGGCCGACCCGCCGTTCCGGCGCGGCCATGATCCCGGCATTCGCGATCAGCAGATCGACCTGGCGTCCGGTGCGGAGGAATTCGCGGGCGAAGGCCTCGACGCTGGTCAGGTCGGCGAGGTCGAGCTCGCCGACCTCGGTGCCGGGAATCCCGGCGAGCGCGGCCCCGGCGTCGGCCGGACGGCGGGCGGGGACGACCACATGCGCCCCGGCGTTCGCCAGGGCACGCGTGGTTTCCAGGCCCAGCCCCGAATAGCCGCCGGTGACGACGGCGACCTTGCCCGAAAGGTCGATCCCGCTCAGTACTTCCCGGGCGGTGCTGCGCGCGCCGAAGCCGGACCCGATCTTGTGCTGTGAGTCGTTCATGCGGCGGACGCTAAGAGCTAGAGGGCACTCTAGGTCAACCGCCGTCGAACGCTGTCAACCGTTATCGTCGGTGAGATGACGGAACTCGCGATCGGTGAGGTCACCGCCCGGACCGGACTCAGCGTGCACGCGCTTCGCTTCTACGAGAAGGAAGGATTGCTCGTGGCGCCGGTGCGACGGGACGCGAACGACCGCCGTGTGTACACCGAACACGACGTGGAATGGCTGCTGAACTGCACGAAATTCCGGGCGTCCGGAATGCCGCTCGCCACCATTCGCGAATTCGCCGCTCTCGTCCGGCAGGGGCCGGGAAACGAGGAAAAGCGACTGGAGCTGCTCCGGGACCACCAGAACTCCGTCCGCGACCGGATCGCCGAGCTGGCCGATTGCCTGGACCTGATCAGCCGGAAGGTCGAGAGCTACGAGGAGCATGTCGCGCGGGGGACGGCGAACGAGCTCTGGGGTCAGCCGTCACGATCCACCTGAGTCCATAATGGACAGACATTGCCACCCGATCGGTGCAACGTTTCGCCTGGCGACGGGCAGGAGTGGCCCCTAGGCTTTGCCGCTCGTGACCTGCGAGGTGAGGCGATGAGGTCCTTCGGCGCGGTGGATCCGGTCAAGACGGCGCTCGCCGGTCTCACCACGATGGCCCTCGGGATGGTGGCGGCGCTGAACGCCGACGCGCTGCCGGTGCTCGGTGGCGGCGTCACCTATTCCGCCGAGTTCTCCGACGCGGGCGGGCTGCGCGTGGACAACGACGTCCGGATCGCCGGGGTGAAGGTCGGCAAAGTGGCCGAGGTCGACCTCGCGGGCGATCGCGTGCTCGTCTCCTTCCGGGTCAGGGACGCCTGGGTCGGCGACGCCACGAGCGCGTCCATCCAGATCAAGAACGTCTTGGGACAGAAGTATTTGGCGCTCGACCCGCGCGGCGAAGCGATCCTCGATCCCGGCGAACCGATCCCGCTGCGCCGGACCACCGCGCCCTACGACGTCCTTGAAGCGTTTCGGGATCTGTCGAAAACCGTCGACGCCGTCGACGTCGATCAGCTCGCGAAAAGCTTCGACATGTTGTCGGCGACGTTCGCCGATACTCCGGCCGACGTGCGTGCCGCGCTCGACGGGATTTCCCGGCTGTCCGGCACCATCGCCTCACGCGACCGGCAACTCCGGACGCTGGTCGCGAACACGCGGCAGGTCTCGCGGACCCTCGTCGACCGCGACGCCGAGGTCCAGCGGCTGATTCAGGACGGCAACGCGCTGCTGCGCGCCATCTCCACCCGGCAGCAGGCGATCAAGGACCTGCTCGACGGGGCGAAACGGCTCGCGACCGCGCTCGACGGCATCATCGCCGACAACGACGGGCAACTCGGGCCCGTGCTCGAACAACTCGACCGGCTGACCTCGATGCTGCAACGCAACCAGGATGCCCTGGCCAAGGGGATCGCCGCGTTCGCGCCGGCGATCCGGGTGCTGACCAACGCCGCGGGCAACGGGCGCTGGATCGACGGCTACCTGTGCGGGCTGGTCCTGCCCAGCTTCGGCCCGCTCGACGAAAACGGCTGTTTCGACAAGTGAGGTTCGAGGGCCAAGTCGTGACTCGCGTGACCAGAGGCGCAACTCGCGTTCGGCGTCGATCACGCGAGATACGCTCCCCATCACGCGAGATACGCCCTCGATCACGCGAGACACGCCCTCGATCACGCGAGATACGCTCCCCATCACGCGAGTTCGGTGCCACGGCACCCAGGTCTTCGCGCGGCCGTACTCACCACGTCCGGTGTCGAGGCATCGCTCACGAGCCCAGGCCGGTCAGGGCTTCGTCCGCCGCAACCAGAACAACCCGATCACCGGCAGTACCAGCGGGATGAAGAGGTAACCCTGCCCGTACACCGACCACACGGTGGCGTGCGGGAAGGCTTCGCGGTCGAAGAGACTGAACGTGCCGACGGTCAGTACGCCGAGCAGTTCGACGCCGCAGGCGACCAGCGCGATCCGCCACCAGCGCGCGCCGCGGCGGGCCAGTGCCACGGTGGCCAAGAGGTAGACGACGGCCGCGAACGCGGAGAGCGTGTAGGCCAGCGGTGCCTCGGGGAATTTGGTGCCGATCTGCACGGCGGCGCGTGAGGTCGCCGCCAGTGCGAAGATCGCGTACACGGCGACCAGGATCCGTCCCGGTCCGGAGGCCTTGTCCGCTGCGGTGTCCACCGTCTTCTCCTCGGTTTCTTCAGGCACTGGCACCCGCCCACACCTCGTGCAGCCGGAGCACCATCACCGGGATGGCGAGGCAGGCGATGCCGAGGATCGCGGTGCTCGACCGGGTGCGCTCGGCCAGCGCCCAGAAGGTGCCGAGCGGGAGCACGACCAGGCAGCCGATCAGATAGGCGAGGTAGGTGGCCATGCTGCCGGGGCGGCCGCCGCCGATCAGCAGGACGATCCCGATGACGAGCTGCGCCACCAAGAGGAGTTCGACCACGGCGAGGCCGGCGAGCAGTGCGTTGTCCGGAAGCTTCTTGCGCGCGGACTGCACGAAACTCCAGATCGCGACCAGGATCGCGCAAATCGCGACGGTCACCGCGAAACCTGTGCTCACACGCGCCTCCTCACCCGCTCCACCGGCCACAACGTACCCGTGGGCCGATCTCCGCCGACGGGCGACCGGTGGCGTTCGTGGCGGGCGCCACGAGAGGCGACAATGGTCCAGGCGGGGGTGAATTGATCACAAAGCGCGTTCATACGGTGTTCGGTCACTTTGGCCGGGCATTATTGCGATCGGCGCTTCGACCAGGGACTACGGCGCCGATCCCTTCCTGTTACACACCGACCGGGTGGTTGAAATCGGACTTGATCTCACCCTGGGTACCCCTACCATTCGGTAGGTTTCGAATTCACGTCCCTGAACAGCCCAGCCGAACCCCCGATATGGCGGATTGGCCGTTCGCAATCCGGCGGGTGGAATATTCTCCATCGCGATGGTGCACATGGCCCATCCGATTGGTGCCAAGGAGGGGGCGCTCGATGGACGTCCGGTACGAAGCGTATTGCTTCGCCGATCCTCTGTTCTTCGATGAGCAGCGGGAAAACGGGGACGCCGCCGACGATTTCGCCTCCCTGTTGCCCGCTCCCGCCACGGGCTGGCGCACCGGAGTGCGCGGAGTGTGGCGGCTTTTGCACCCTGTTGCTCGAAACCTTCCTTCGCAGGGCTGGAAAATCCATGTTTCCGCAGGTTTGGGCAACGCCGAGCGCGTGCTCACGAAGGTGCACGAACATTGCGTCGAGCGCGAGGTGTCCTACAAGCATCTGCGTTCGCGGAGCACGTTGCTGGCAAGGAATTCGAAATACGCTCCGCGTGACGGAAGCGGTAAGTTACTCACTCTTTATCCAGCTGACAACATCGAGCTCGAGCGTGTTCTCGCCGAGTTGTCCGCGAAGCTCGACGGGGAGCCAGGGGCCTACATTCTCAGTGATCTTCGGTATGGTGCCGGCCCGCTCTACGTGCGCTACGGCGGATTCGCCGAGCAATGGGTCGAACTCGACGGCAAGCGGGTCCTCGCGGTGCGCAAACCGGACGGCACGCTGGTCCCGGACAAGCGCGAACCGACCTTCTCCGTCCCCGACTGGGTCACGATTCCGGAGTTCCTCGCCCCGCACCTCGCGGCTCGCAAGAGCGGCGGCGCGGACGAGTTCCCCTATCAGGTGAAAAGCTCGCTGCACTTCTCCAACGGCGGTGGCGTGTACCTCGCCGACCGGAAGGCCGACGACGAGCGGGTGGTCCTCAAGGAGGCCAGGCCGTTCGCCGGCCTCGACCGCGACGAGGTCGACGCCGTCGAACGCCTCCGCCGCGAGCACGAGGTGCTGGACCGGTTGAAGGGCATCGACGGCATCCCCACCGCCTTCGACCGCTTCACCGTCTGGGAGCACCACTTCCTGGCGATGGAGTACATGCCCGGCGTCTCGCTCGGCAGCTGGCTCGCCCGCAACTACCCGCTCACCCGGCGCGACACCACCGAGGCCGACATCGCCGCGTACACCGAACGCGCGCTGGCGCTGGTCCGGCGGGTGGAGGCGATGGTCGGGGAGGTGCACGGCCGCGGCATCGTCTTCGGTGACCTGCACTCGCTGAACATCCTGGTCGACGGGGACGACGACTCGGTTTCGCTGATCGACTTCGAGATGGCGTCCGACGTGGAGACCGGTGTGCGGCCCGCCCTCGGCGCCCCCGGTTTCCGCGCCCCGCGGGACCGGAACGGGTTCGAGGTCGACGAGTACGCGCTCGCCGTCCTGAAGCTGTGGATCTTCTTGCCGCTCACGACGCTCCTCGAGCTCGCCCCGGCGAAGCTGCGCGGGCTCGCCGACTTCGTCCAACAGCGCTTCGACGTGCCGGAGGGCTACGCCGACTCGATCGTCGCCGAACTCGCGCCCCGGAACGTCCCGCCGCTGCCGAGCGCGACCGAGCTCGACCAGGACAAGCCGGACTGGACGCTGGTCCGCAAGCAGATCGTCGAGGCGATCCTCGCCAGCGCGACCCCCGAGCGCACCGACCGGCTCTTCCCTGGCGACATCGAACAGTTCCGCGTCGGCGGAGCATGCTTCGGTTACGGTGCGGCCGGTGTCCTCCATGCCCTGAAAACGGTCGGCGGCGAGCGTCACCAGGAGCACGAACGCTGGCTGCTGGACTCGATCCGCCGCGAACCGCCGGGACGGCCGGGGTTCTACGACGGCTCCTACGGCATCGCGTACGTCCTCGAAGAGTTCGGCTACCGGGACGAGGCGACCAAGCTGCTGTCGGCGTCGGCGACGCTGGTCGCGCAGACCACCGACCACGGTCTGGAAGGCGGCCTGTCCGGGATCGGGCTCACCCAGCTGCACTTCGCGGTGTCCCGCAAGGACAACGAGTTCGGCAGGCAGGCGCTCGCCACCGCCGTCCGGCTCGCCGAAGCGCTCGAAACCGCCGACCCGCCGGGCGACTTCGCCAGGGCAGGGTTGCTCAACGGCTGGTCCGGTCCGGCACTGCTGTTCGTCCGGTTGTTCGAGCGCACTCACGAACAGGGCTGGCTGTCCTTCGCCGACCAGGCGCTCGAGCGGGACATCGAGGAGTGCGGGGAGTCCGACGACGGCTCACTGCAGGTCCGCGACGGCGAGACCAGGACGTTGCCCTACGCGGGTGTCGGCAGCGCGGGGATCCTGATGGTCGCCGAAGAGCTGGCGAAACACCGCCCCGACGCGAAGGCGTTGAAGAGCCTTCCCGGCCTGCGTGAAGCATGCCGCGGCGAGTTCGTCATCCATCCCGGTCTGCTGTTCGGCCGGGGTGGGCTGATGACCGCGCTGGCCATGGGCGCCGACCCGGACCAGTGGGTCCGCGACGCCATCGACCTGCATCTTTCCCGGCTGGCCTGGTACGCGGTGCCGTACAAGGGTGGCCTGGCGTTCCCCGGCAACCAGCTGCTGCGGCTGTCGATGGACGTCGTCACCGGTGGCGCGGGCGTTCTGCTCGCCCTCGCCGCCACCCTGAACGGAAAGGCCGCGCTGCCTTTCCTGTCCCCCCGAACTGCCGGTCGGTGACGATCGGCGGAAGTGGAAAATCAACGAAAGGGAACAGATCATGGAACTGGTTCTCGACCTGCAGGCCCTGGAAACCCCCGAGGTGCTCGAGGGTGGCGGCGGTGGCAGCCACGGCGGCGCGAGCAACCTCAGCCTGCTGGCCTCCTGCGCCAACAGCACGGTCAGCCTGCTGACCTGCCACTGAGCGCTGACTGATCACTGAGGGTGCGGGAGCGGCACAGGCCAAGTGCGCCGCTCCCGCGCCTTCATTTTGCCTTCCGGTTCATCTCGTTGGGATCACGGATCAAGAAATGGGACGTGAGCCCTCTCCGCCGGCTCGAGGACGAAGGAGTGGGATGGCGGGTTCCGCCGATCGCCTGCTGGTCACCGTGACCCTCCTCGATCGCCCCCGCCTGATCGCGCTGATCCTCAGCGCGCTCGCCGGGACGGCGGCGGGACTGCTCCTGCCCGGCGCGCTGGCGGCGGCGGTCGACGCCGTGGTGGCGGGCCGCCCCAGCCTTCCCGAAGTCTCCTGGCTCGTCGTCCTCGGCGTCACCGAGATCGCCGTCGGCCTCATCGGCGGGATCCTCACCGCGCGGATGACCTCGTCCGCGACGGCCTGGATGCGCCGCAAGCTCACCGACGGTTACCTCGCCCTCGGCACCAGATCGACCTTCGCCGACGGCGACGCGATCAGCAGGCTCACCGGTGACTGCACCGGGGCGGGCATGATCGCCTCGGTCGTCGTCCAGCTCGGCTCGACCACCCTGATCTCCGGCGGGGCCCTCGTCCTGCTCGCGCTGATGGACTGGCGGCTCGCGCTCGTCTTCCTTGGCAGCATCCCCTTCGGCCTGATGCTCGCGCGCACCCATCTGAAGAACACCGCCGACGACGTCCTCACCTATCAAGAGGTTTCCGGCGAACTGGCGGCGAGAATGGTCGACGCGGTCGCGGGGCTCCGCACGATCGCCGCGTCGGGCACCGCCGACCGCGAGGCCGAACGAGTGCTGCGGCCGCTGCCGAGACTGAGCCTCGCCGGCCGCGGGATGTGGCGCACTCAGGCCAGGATGGTGTGGCGATCCGGTCTGCTGTTACCGGCGGCGGAACTCGCGGTGCTCGCCGCCGCCGGTTTCGGTGTGCTGGCGGGCAGGCTGTCCGTCGGGCAGGTGCTCGCGGCGCTCGGCTACGTCGCGCTCGGCATGGGCCTGATCACCCAGATCCCTTTGCTCACCACGCTTTCCCGTGCGCGGTCGTGTGCGCGGCGGATCGACGAGGTGCTCGACGCGCCGGTCCCCGAACCGGGCGACCTCGGTGTCGTGGTCGGGGAGGGCACGCTCGAACTGCGCGGTGTCACGGTCGAAGGCGCGTTGCGGAACGTCGACCTGGTCGTCCGGGGCGGCCGGTTCACCGCGGTCGTCGGGCGCTCCGGTGCGGGGAAGTCCGTGCTGGTCAACGTCCTCGGCGGGCTGCTGCCCCCGGACGAGGGGACGGCGACGCTGGACGGCCGTCCGCTGGAGCGGCTGCGGCCGCGGGAACTCCGCGCGGTCGTCGGGTTCGCCTTCGAACGGCCCGCGCTGCTGGGCGCGACCATCGGTGACGCCGTCGGCTACGGCTCGTGGGCCGGGGAGGCCGCCGTGCGCGGTGCCTGCCGGTCCGCCCAGGTGCACGACCTCATCGTCCGGCTGCCGGACGGATACCGGACACCGCTTTCCGAGACGCCGCTTTCCGGCGGGGAAGCCCAGCGGATCGGCCTGGCGCGCGCGATCGCGCACGCGCCGAGGGTGCTCGTCCTCGACGACGCCACGGCCAGTCTCGACACGGTCACCGAAGCCGCCGTGGAGGAGTCGATCGAGCGCACCCTGCCCGGCCGGACGCGGGTGGTGGTGACGCATCGCGCGGCCACCGCGTCACGGGCGGACGCGGTGGTGTGGCTGGAAGACGGCCGGATCCGCGCGGTCGGCACGCATGACGAGCTGTGGCGGGATCCGGCGTACCGGGCGGTTTTCACCGAGGGCACCCAATGAGCGTCTGGGGGCTCTACCGCTCGGCGCTGGCCGGGCAGTGGAAAGGCGGCCTGGTCCTGCTGGCGTGCTCCGTACTGGAAAGCGCGCCCGCGTTCTTGTCCGGTCGCCTGGTCGAACTCGCGGTCGACGAGGGGTTTGCCGCGGATCGGCCAGGCACCGGACTGCGTTGGCTCGCGGTCTTCGGGCTGGTCGCCGTGATCGGGGCGTTCGGTTCGCGGCTGGTGTGGCATCAGCTCGGCAAGGTCGTGGAGCCGTTGCGCGACGCGCTGGTGACCGCCGTCGTACGCGGGGTCCTGCACGATCCCTCGCCGCCGCGGAACCAGCCGGACGCCAGTGGCGTCGCCCGCATCACCCAGCACGTCGAAGTGGTCCGCGACGCCACGGCCGGGCTCCTGGTGCAGGCGCGGGGAATGATCGTGACGACGGTGGCGGCGCTGGCCGGGCTGTTCACCGTCGCCGGTTCGCTCGCGCTGATCGTCTCGATCCCGGTGGTGGTCGCGGTCGGGGTGTTCGCCTGCCTGCTCCCGTCGCTGGCCCGCCGTCAGCGCGCGCTGGCACTGGCCGACGAGCGGACCGCCGAGGTCGCGGGTGCGTCGCTGTCGGGCATGCGTGACGTCGTCGCCTGCGGCGCGGAACCGCTCGCCGCGCGCGAGCTCTACGACGCCGTCGGCACGCAGGCCGAGGCGGCCGTGCGGGTGGCGCGGTCCGGGGCGGCCAGGACGGTGGTGATCGCGACCGGCGGTTTCGTGCCGCTGCTCCTGGCGTTGCTGGTGGCGCCGGGCATGGTCGAGGACGGCACGCTCACCGCCGGCGCCGCGCTCGGCGCGCTCGTCTACCTGGCGACGACGATGCAGCCGGCGCTGCGCGGGCTGGCCGCGACGGCGAGCACCGTGGTGCTGCGGCTGATCGTCGCGCTGCGGCGGCTGGCGGAGACCGCGCAGGCCGAACCGGAACCCGACGGCACGGCCGAACCCGAGGGCACCGCGATCTCCGTGCGCGACCTGACCTTCGGCTGGGGAGCGGCGGCCCAACCGGTGGTGCGCGGCCTCGACCTGCACCTGCGGCCCGGAGAGCGGCTCGCGGTGGTGGGGCCGAGCGGGATCGGCAAGTCGACCCTGGCCGGGCTCCTGACCGGGATGCTCGAACCGCAGTCGGGCCGGGTGCTGCTCGGCGGGGCACCGGTCCGGGAGATCCCGGCCGCGCTGCGGCACCGGATGGTCGCGTTGATCCCGCAGGAGGCCTACGTCTTCGCCGGGACCGTGCGGGACAACGTCGGCCTGTTCGCGCAGACCGCGACGGACGCGGAGCTGTCCGCGGCGGTGGCGGCCGTCGGCGCGGAACCGCTGGTGACGCGGCTGGGCGGACTCGACGGCGAGATCGGGCACGGAATGCTGTCCGCCGGTGAGGCGCAGCTGATCGCGCTCGCGCGGGTATACGCGAGCGACGCGGGCGTCGTGGTCCTCGACGAGGCGACGTCGCACCTCGACCCGCCCGCCGAAGCCCGCGCGGAACGGGCGTTCGCCGAGCGGGGCGGGGTGCTGGTGGTGATCGCGCACCGGCTGACGTCGGCGTTGCGCGCGGACCGGGTCCTGGTGATGGACGGCAGGGAAACCGCGCTGGGCACCCATCTCGAACTCATGGACCGGTCCACGCGCTACGCCCAGCTCATGCACGCGTGGGCGCCGCGGCT encodes the following:
- a CDS encoding ABC transporter ATP-binding protein, whose amino-acid sequence is MSVWGLYRSALAGQWKGGLVLLACSVLESAPAFLSGRLVELAVDEGFAADRPGTGLRWLAVFGLVAVIGAFGSRLVWHQLGKVVEPLRDALVTAVVRGVLHDPSPPRNQPDASGVARITQHVEVVRDATAGLLVQARGMIVTTVAALAGLFTVAGSLALIVSIPVVVAVGVFACLLPSLARRQRALALADERTAEVAGASLSGMRDVVACGAEPLAARELYDAVGTQAEAAVRVARSGAARTVVIATGGFVPLLLALLVAPGMVEDGTLTAGAALGALVYLATTMQPALRGLAATASTVVLRLIVALRRLAETAQAEPEPDGTAEPEGTAISVRDLTFGWGAAAQPVVRGLDLHLRPGERLAVVGPSGIGKSTLAGLLTGMLEPQSGRVLLGGAPVREIPAALRHRMVALIPQEAYVFAGTVRDNVGLFAQTATDAELSAAVAAVGAEPLVTRLGGLDGEIGHGMLSAGEAQLIALARVYASDAGVVVLDEATSHLDPPAEARAERAFAERGGVLVVIAHRLTSALRADRVLVMDGRETALGTHLELMDRSTRYAQLMHAWAPRLPRPSAQFLQRAPE